In Mus caroli chromosome 19, CAROLI_EIJ_v1.1, whole genome shotgun sequence, a genomic segment contains:
- the Lbx1 gene encoding transcription factor LBX1 has protein sequence MTSKEDGKAAPGEERRRSPLDHLPPPANSNKPLTPFSIEDILNKPSVRRSYSLCGAAHLLAAADKHAPGGLPLAGRALLSQTSPLCALEELASKTFKGLEVSVLQAAEGRDGMTIFGQRQTPKKRRKSRTAFTNHQIYELEKRFLYQKYLSPADRDQIAQQLGLTNAQVITWFQNRRAKLKRDLEEMKADVESAKKLGPSGQMDIVALAELEQNSEASGGGGGGGCGRAKSRPGSPALPPGAPQAPGGGPLQLSPASPLTDQRASSQDCSEDEEDEEIDVDD, from the exons ATGACTTCCAAGGAGGACGGCAAGGCGGCGCCGGGGGAGGAGCGGCGACGCAGCCCTCTGGACCACCTGCCGCCGCCCGCCAACTCCAACAAGCCGCTGACGCCGTTCAGCATCGAGGACATCCTCAACAAGCCGTCCGTGCGGAGAAGTTACTCGCTGTGTGGGGCGGCGCACCTGCTGGCGGCCGCGGACAAGCACGCGCCGGGCGGCTTGCCCCTGGCGGGCCGCGCTCTGCTCTCGCAGACCTCGCCGCTCTGCGCCTTGGAGGAGCTCGCCAGCAAGACCTTTAAGGGGCTGGAGGTCAGCGTCCTGCAGGCAGCCGAAG GCCGCGATGGGATGACCATCTTTGGGCAGAGGCAGACGCCCAAGAAACGGCGAAAATCACGCACGGCCTTCACCAACCACCAGATCTACGAGTTGGAGAAACGCTTTCTATACCAGAAGTACCTGTCCCCGGCAGATCGCGACCAAATTGCGCAGCAGCTGGGCCTCACCAACGCACAGGTCATCACCTGGTTCCAGAACCGGCGCGCCAAGCTCAAGCGGGACCTGGAGGAGATGAAGGCTGACGTGGAGTCTGCCAAGAAACTGGGCCCCAGCGGGCAGATGGACATCGTGGCGCTGGCCGAACTCGAGCAGAACTCGGAGGCTtcgggcggtggtggcggcggtggcTGCGGCAGGGCTAAGTCTAGGCCGGGTTCTCCCGCGCTGCCCCCAGGCGCCCCGCAGGCCCCGGGCGGAGGACCCTTGCAGCTCTCGCCCGCCTCTCCACTCACAGACCAGCGGGCCAGCAGCCAGGACTGCTcagaggatgaggaagatgaagagatCGACGTGGACGATTGA